The genomic stretch ttAACCAGCAATAACAGTATTGCGAGGGAAGATCTGTAAGCACATTTCCCCCAAGAAAATCAGTATTGATATTTAAGGCCGTTTCTAATTTTTCATGTCCATGGCCTGTTGTCCCACACCGTCGAGGCTGTGGTGCAAAGGGCCCCGTTGCTAAACTTTGCCCCTGCCCTTGAGAAACCCTTGTGCACGCGACTGTATCCAAACAGAGTTGTTTCTCGGTGTTTTATTTCCAAATTGCTGCATTATCACAGCTTATATCTCCTTTCTAATTCAGTAGTCACGTACAGGTCACCATGCAGCAACTTACCAAACCccctaaaccagtggttctcaacctttttggggtgctggaccccctgcgtatttttgatctaccctgaggacccctccacctgatcttgggggaggggggttgcaatttggtagaaacagtagaaactgcattttaaattgcattatagcatttattcactctttggggcaaaaataagagctttcagttgtaacttagatatagttaacaaaacagaattcttatgcagtaacttttaacaatgcaaacgggagcgagatctcttattaaaatacaacaaattacacttgtgaaacagatataattagagaaaaaagtcctgtcaccctttatagtttaggtagataaaggtctcagtcacatttgagtaaaataatcctatttctataaatgtcataggatcgtttttttaaagatattttattttcacggaccccttgcaattacaccacggaccactaggggtccgcggacccccggttgagaaacactgccctaaagAATgttacattcaattcaatttattgccaTTAGAAATATTAACGGAATAATGAGAGCCACAACGGATGGCTGGCTGAAGGTGGTGGCTGAAGTATTTCTGCAACAAACCTGCGTTTATTCTGCCGTTTGAAACACGTGTAAACACTATTGCGCACGTGAGATTTGCCCACTCGCTGCTGCGCACTACATTCCGGGCACGgttgataaaaaataaaataaattaaaaaaaagacagcTTGTAAAATGCTGGTAAATGGCGCCATCTAGTGACCAAATGTGGAACTCGACTTAGGTGTCGCGTTTACGCGAGCGAGTAAAATTCGTCAGTCTTGCGCAGGAAAGGCGACGGACGGACAAGGGGGTCAACAAGcaccaggaccaggaccaggaccaggacccACTACGACATCGCATAAGGTTAAAGAAAGATCAACGCGGATCGTTCACGTTTTGGACGGGAGCAGAAAGGGGGAAGCGGGATTGTAACCACGTGATTGGACAAGCGGCCACGTGACTTGCCGAAGCGGACTCTTCGGTCGCTCTTCCTCGGCGTGCGCGACATGACGGACCCCGGTTGGCGACTCCTGCTCGGGCTCTCCCTCCTCTTGGCGCTATGGGAGACGGGCTACCCGCTGCTCTTCCCCCGAGAGTCTTCCTCGCGGGAGGTAAAGGAGCTGAACGGGCTGTGGAGCTTCAGAGCAGACTCGTCCCCCGACAGGAACCGCGGCTTTGAGCAGGCGTGGTACCGGAGCAGACTGGCTGAGGTAgaagtaaacaaaaacgaaacgactCTCAGCAAATCTACTGTCAGAACCAAGTAGATCACTGTTATCTAAGTactctgtgtgtggggggtggggaggggggagggggttgtgcgcgcgcacgcaatcGTTACTCATTTCTGTCACCTCTGATCTAATCTGTCAAGACTGGCCCAGTGATTGACATGCCGGTCCCTGCCAGCTACAATGACGTCACCCAAGACCCCAAACTGAGAGACTTCATAGGCTGGGTGTGGTACGACAGAGAGGTGGTGGTCCCTGCCCGCTGGGTAGCCGACGAGGGAGTCCGAGTGGTGCTTAGAGTGGGAAGTGCGCACTACTACTCAGTGGTGGTGAGTATATGATGCCTCTCTTCCTCACAAGCCACCCACCATGTTCCCCAGAGGCGGTTCTATATGTCCCCACTTGATCCAGTTCTGGGTCCTGGTaagtggggggggcggggggggctggagtctatctcagcaggcatttagcagaggtcagggagacaccctggacagatcacCAGTAcatcgctcacacacacatacagtcccTCACACGTCCTTCACATCTCTGGACAATTTAGAGATTTCGTTTGGACCGTGGGGGCGAACCAGAGTACCCGGAGGACACCCAGGCATACACAGGGACTACATGCAAACTCTATACAGATGGACTGGACTCTAACCTGGGACGTTTTTAGTGAGGTGCCGATGCCAACTCTTATCGCCTTCGCTCACTCCTCGATATCTCGCCAGGCTCACTTTCATTGTGTTGCACCCTTGCCCCTACCAAGTGCAACAGCTGGCGGTGCAATCATCTGTATAATAGTTGttgtgggtttttgtgtgtgtacagaATCTGGGCAAAATTGTCGATTATTTATTATCTACCGCTGCTTCCTGCCCTGTGCACATCCGCTGTCTTATCCCACCCCGAGTGCTCTTCTACACCCTCCAAGTACAATATCTTAGTTGTGCAACAACTTGCACAACAGGATTTGTGCAGTTTTATTTCCGGGATCTCCGTAACACCTTTTATTTCTGTGCATTACTGCGACCTCACAGTTAATACTGGACTTACCGGGAATCGggagcaatttattgtcatttctttcgtgtACAAAAttgtgtttcccccagcccacggcggTGCGAGGCGAAAgacaaaagcacacatccaaaattcccaAAAGCGGCGCCACCAAAAACCGAgaacaaagcacaaaaaaaaaaagcacaaaaggttaacaacacagtccactcagtacaacacagtccaaaattccactgtccaggagaacgaacgccagccaggatgacagtcggaatgccggtctgcatgggctagcagttagcttagcctgccccgcttctgcgtcctgtcagaccgccctcggtgtttcctcctcgggtgcagctccagcagggccgtggtccctgggcccaaaggacgcagcagacccggctcccccagctgatccaacaccagctctcccagccagacaccttcgacacacctccccgcactccacacgacgacaccaaaacacagtcaaagctaggcgaggccgccgccagaccaccctcggtgttatcagaactgccggtctgcgtgggctagcagttagcttagcctgccccacttccgcgtcctgtcagaccgccactggtgtttcctcctcgggctcaGCTTCAGCCAGGgcagcggtccctgggcccaaagcTGATCccagcgccagccctcccagccatcaaacgaagacaatatgtggacgcagatgtggacaaagacactgcatggacggcactgggcgaACAACTGGGCCGCAAATGcaagttcgcgctgccatcttcccacaccggaagcggaacgtGGTTTACTTACAGCCACCTCTATTATAATACACCTTGAATATGGCTCACACTTGGAGGTATGAGCCATATTCACGTCAAGTTGTGCTAGCAGTATGGTATGCACTCCTACCATGTCCTTATACTTGTCATTTCTTTATGTTTTATAATTAATGTATTTAGTTTCTACTTAGCTCTGTCAACTACATGGCGCTTACTTTGCTgtgtaaatgtatatatataaatatatgtgtgtgtgtaacgtaGAGCAATGTACCAAGTCTTATTCCTCATATCCGAACATACTCGGTCAATCAAACGGACTGTCTCTGACTCCGAGCCTGAGGGCTagatacagacaggtgacaaatgaaaggaaaaccctgactgcttgacccctacagtgagggggtccgggggctccgttatcctgtggggggcattttcctggcatggcttGGCTCCACTTGTCCCCTCAGAGGGAAGGGTCACCgcagatcaatacaaagttattctgagtgcccacatttatcctatgatgagacatctgtatcctgatgggaggggtctcttccagcatgacaatgcccccatccacagggcaccaggggtcactggatggtttgatgaggatgatttaaatcacatgctatggccttcacagtcagcaCATCTCAACCcggttgaacacctatgggagattttggaccggcgtcttagacagcgctctccaccgccatcatcaaaacaccagagGAGGGGGTATCTTTTGGGAGGATGGTGCTCCAtgtctccagtagagttcagacactTGAAGAATTTATGACGAGGAGCAGTGAAGatattctggaggctcgtggtggcccaacaccttccTAAGAATCCTTATGATGGGTCTTCCTTTCGTTTGTCACCTATCTGTATGTCCTGAAGTATCATAAAGTGTTGACATTTTTAGCATCCTATTCCTCACGCTCCCCTCCCAAATGTTTATGGTTACTAATTTTTCCCCCAAATCAATTGTCTTTATCCTTGCAGTGGGTGAACGGGGTGAAGGTGATGGAGCATAATGGGGGCCACCTTCCCTTTGAGGCTGAGATAGGTGATGTGATCCGTGACAGCCCAGCTCAGCCCTGCAGGATCACTATTGCGGTCAACAACACGCTGACAATAGAGACCCTCCCTCCGGGAAGCATCCAGCACATGGACGACCCCACCAAGTAatttccatttttcttttctACTTAGTAAAGAAAAGCTCATTGGCATATCATCATTTGGTATAACCTCCTTATTTGGTTGGGAAAATGTAAAATATATCCTCCGTAATTGTTCAACAGATATCCTAAAGGCTATTTTGTGCAAAACACCAACTTCGACTTCTTTAACTACGCCGGGATCCATCGTCCTGTTTTGCTCTACACCACCCCCAAGGCGTACGTGGACGACATCACTGTGGTGACTGACTACGCTGATAACATTGGTAATGACGGAAATGCGGTTCAGCGCTGTCGCCATTCCACAAGTGTCATCCAACCCAGTTTCATAAAAGTTGTTGTTTTGTGCAACCTGCGGACGTTTGTTTGTGTTCCTGTGTGTCAGGCCTCGTCAGCTACAGAGTGTCGGTCCTAGGTAGCCCCACGGCCACCCTGAAGGTCACTTTGCTGGACAAAGATGAACGCTGTGTGGCCTCTTCCACGGGGTCCTCTGGAGTGCTCAAAGTGACGGATGTGAACCTCTGGTGGCCGTACTTAATGCACGCTGATCCGGGATACCTTTACTCGATGGCGGTAAGACAGCGTGGCGTGTTGTCACGCGTTCCCCTTTCAGGATGTTGGGAGTCGCAGGCCACGTAAAAAGCAACAAAGCAAAAGGTTTTTTAGCCAATTTCAGCAGTTAAGTTCCAAATGGTCAGAGCAAAGGTCAACACAGTTTTGTCAAGTCAGCGGTAGGCTTCGGCTCGTTGGTCACCACATCCTCGTGCCTGGAGGTCAAGCTCAGGCCACCAGAAGCTGTGTCGTTTACTTGGTTTCGACATCAAGATCAAGATTTTTATCGTTACACAGCGACTCACTCTGACTCACAAACCTGCTTTAATGTGTACCATTTTGTGCGTTTTTCGTTAGTGAGGTCCACGACACCTCTAAAAGGCTAAGAATCAGAATGAGAATCAttgattcatccccgaggggaaattgggtcctattacagacactcgcgctctaGTAACGAGAAACTAAGAAGATACAAAATAACAAGAAAgtagaaataaataaatgctccctccgggttggggatgagttgttgcctcaaatgaaggagttcaagtgtctcggggtcttgttcacgagtgagggcaggatggagcgggagattgacaggcagattggtgcagcatcagcagtaatgcagacgttgtaccggaccgttgtggtgaagagggagctgagccggaaggcaaagctctcaatttaccagtcaatctttttccaaccctcacctatggttagACCTTCTGAGACTAACCAGCCTTCCTAACCATAGTTATCGTACTTTGACAGCATTACTGCAGATGGTTGCCGcgtgtagcgcctcctctggtcggctgggagagggggaactgggggggaatagcgtgatcctcccacgcgctacgtccccctggtgaaactcctcactgtcaggggaaaagaagcggctggcgacgccacatgtatcggaggagacatgtggtagtctgcagcccttctcaGATcatcagaaggggtggagcagtgactgggacggctcggaagagtggggtaattggctggatacaattagggagaaaaggggggaaacccccccccccaaaaaaagctatTGAGGAAAAAGTGTTTTGTGATGTGACCTTCATGCTTAATGTCTTTATTTCAACCTCCAGGTACACATGACCACTGCGACTGACAAGAAAGTAGCGTATGAGGACGTGTATAACCTACCGGTGGGCATCCGCACCGTCAAGGTTACCAGCACCCAGTTCCTCATAAACAACAAGCCCTTCTACTTCCATGGGGTCAATAAGCATGAGGACGCTGACGTGAGTACCACTAGAGGAGGCCACCGCGTCAGCCAACACGATGAAGCAACATCCTAACCCACCAAATGAATgggctcttctctctttctccctctctctttaatGGTTGTTGTAGATTCGAGGTAAAGGGTTTGACTGGCCCCTGATTGTAAAGGACTTCAACCTGTTGAAGTGGCTGGGTGCCAACTCCTTCCGCACTAGTCACTACCCCTACGCTGAGGAGATCCTGCAGATGAGTGACCGCCACGGCATTGTGGTCATCGATGAGTGCCCGGGGGTGggcatcaaagacatgtaggtgtcaGCGCTCACATGTCCGCGACCTTTTGTGTGTCCTTTACAGTTGGCAAAGGTTGCCAGTATGGTCATCTAATCTAGTATGCTTCTCAGTCATAGCGTTTGTGCAAAGTGGATTGATAAGGCCACGTTTTGCTGCTCACGCCATCCGTCACCGTgaccacacaaaaaaagaatcaGCCTGTCGACATTTTTGGACGTTGAACAGCAGTTATACTTCAAGTCAGGGCTACCTAAGCCAGGGTTGTCTAACTCAGTTACAGTCCTGAATTCACAAGCCTAATGGTCCATTCTGTTTATTTTCCCGTTTCTCTGTAAGCTTATGCTTCATTTCAACCGACATTCTTTTCCATCTTATGTCCGTTGTCGTTTTTACACCACAGGAGCAAGTTGCATTCAATTTACAGTTAGTTGTgcatgagagaggaggtgtggtattgtatgaggaagtcgggagttgtggaaaagtatgtaggagtggtgcaggatatgtatgagggacgtgcgacagtggtgaggtgtgtggttggaatgacagatgggttcaaggtggaggtgggatacaCCAAGGATCACCTCTGAGCcctctcttgtttgcaatggtgatggacaggttgacggacgagatcaggcaggagtccccatggacgatgatgttcgcggatgacattgtgatctgtagcgagagtagggtgcaggttgaggagagcctggagaggtggaggtatgcatcaGAGAGAAGAagcatgaaagtcagtaggagcaagacggaatacctatgtgtgaatgagagggaggacagtggaatggtgaggatgcaaggagtggaggtgacgaaggcgtatgagtttaaatacttggggtcaactgtccaacgtaacggggagtgcaggagagaggtgaagaagagagtgcaggcagggtggagtgggtggagaagagtgtcaggggtgatttgtgacagaagggtaccagcaagagttaaagggaaggtttacaagatggttgtgagaccagctatgtgatatggtttggagacagtggcactgatgaaaagacaggaggtggagctggaggtggcagaggtgaagatgataagattttcattgggagtgatgaagaaggacaggattaggaaggagtatattagagggaccgctcaggttggacggtttggagacaaagcaagagaggcaagattgagatggcttggacatgtgtggaggagagatgctgggtatgttgggagaaggatgctgaatatggagctgccaggggagaggagaagaggaaggccaaagaggaggtttatggatgtggtgagagaggacatgcaggtggctggtgtgacagaggaagatgcagaggacaggaagagatggaaacggatgattcgctgtggcgccccctaatgggagcagccgaaagttgtagtagtagtagtagtagtaatatacaATTACTTGTGCAGACTCACTTGCAGCTCAGTTTGCAGTACCAAGATTTGCTCATAACTGATCCTATTATAGTAAGCAGGATAAtagacagctctctctctctgtctgtctctccgttcaAAGTAATGTCAAagaatcatcttcatcatcattagGAAAAAGGCTTGTTGGTGAATAAAAAATTCTTATTGGCTTGACTCAAGATAAACAGACATAGCTAGAGGAAAAATTCGAGCGCTGAAAACTCAAGTGTACAGTTTACGTTTATTTACGTGGTATTTCCAGGAAACCGTTCCAGAATGGGAAGGCGGGGAAGTAAACGTGTGCCACGGACGCACATTCACCGTCACATTGTAAAGCGTCATGTGGAAAATTCATCGCCCTTGTGACAGAAACACGACGAGAGAGTGGCGTGTCCCTGCTCTAAGATATCGGCGAAGAGTTTAACGAGTTTAACGCAGCCGGGCTCATTCAGACGGCCACCGGGACCGGTCTGCGGCCCAGCAGAAAATCCGCGCTGTGTCGTGTGTGATATGCCAGCCTTCTGCTTAGCAAGCAGAACGTAAATCCTGATCAGATGGTTGTTAGACGCCTCATTTGTCCTGTGTGATCATTTAGTCGCAGTTTTGGAAACGCGTCCTTGACTCACCATCTGGATGTGATGAGCGAGCTGGTCGGGAGGGATAAGAACCATCCCTCCGTTGTCATGTGGTCCGTCGCCAACGAACCCGCCGCTGAGATGCCCCCTGCCGGACTCTATTTCAAGTAAGTGTTGTGCGTATTTCTGGCCCTGCCTTTTCAGCTTCTTCTTTCGCCTTGTGTAATTGTTAGAAACCTGTAAATGTCACAGAGGTAAAGGCACTCAGAATTTGTTTGTGCGCCCGTTTGTTGACGTGTGTGGTGTTCGGGGAGGAACGATAGATATCCGGGTATGGAAATATCAGAGCCTTTTCCTTCAGTGGTCTGTGTGGTCTGGTCTGTGGAATGCAGTCAGGGTAGTAATGAACCTGCCCAGACCACACCAGCGGGTGGCAgctctgtagcccccccccccaggctacACAGAGACACaactctcaccctttttcggggtggtgtgtgtcttcctcaagctcgggtcctctaccagaggcctgggagtttgagggttctgcgcagtatcttagctgttcctaggaccgcactcttctgcctttgtcccccccccccgcctttttctcccccaattgtatccagccaattacccccactctttccaagccgtcccggttgctgctccacctcctctgccaatgcggggagggctgccgactaccacatgcctcctccgatacacgtggagtcaccagccacttctttccaccttgaccagtgaggagtttcgccagggggacgtagcacgtgggaggatcatgctacccccccccccacccaccccccgagacaggcgctctgaccgaccagaggaggcgctagtgcagcaaccaggacacatacccacatccggcttcccacccgcagtcacggccaattgtgaccaaattggaggtaacacaaggattcgaaccagggggtcctgtgttgctaggcaacggaatagaccgctacgctgcccggatgccccacccttctggacagagacctcagatgttgttcctgggtggtttctgctggagccactctcccagtttgggggtcgcaGCCCCTagggctcctattaccactggggctACTGTGGAGTCCACCTTCCACAATACCATACAGGGGGACGTCTACTGACGAACTGCAGAGTTCTGTCTCTTGCTGCTCCCAAGTTGCCGTATCttaattttgattttgttttgaaaggttttttttttgttttgccgtTCAGTGTTTTATGCTTTTCTAGATAAGATTGTATGCCGGTTATATAACCAGTCGTCTGTTTCAAGGGTTGAATTCGCATACTGACAGCAAGCTCAGACCACTGAAGGATTCCCTCTTGTTGATTTTCTCCTAGAACCTTGATAGCTTACACCAAAGCTCTGGACCCCACCCGGCCTGTCACCTACATCACAGACAGCAACTACGCCAGGGACAAAGGGGTGAGTTTGTACTCCAGTCGCATCGGTGACTCGACGCCGTGGAACGCTGActtctccattttttttcttttgtagttATTGTGAACATCCAAACACAGCACGCTGCACCGGAAATAAAGGAATATCATACCGACACCAGCAGGTAGCAGTGACTGAAAGAGCTTGCAGCCTTCAGCTAACCGGGCCAACTCACAATTTTAACACTAGAGCGACCGGGTTTCACTCcttcctaaaatgaccatgggcggtcaaaatgaccgccggtttttaaactctatattccgtcaagataaatacccaattgacatATTAATGTatcacatatgttagtgtgtctgttttgaaactaactgaccccaaaattaacattttaacaactttaatactattttgcaaacaatttaaaatggccgctgtccaacgcctgtaaatactgcagcgcctcggtggtagtcgtggtgcgtctgtagcggcgtctgtaaccagacatgttggaaataatcacaaatcaagtttagattatttctctgcactggaggacgctagtgtgtttctaggacagcaaccaacttcacaaaggaaatgatgctgtagtgacctacttgcaggttaggtATTCACCATGTGGGGCCAGAgtcggtccctttaagacagtgggcggggttagcaaggggtattgtgggtagacgcgaggctgaggtttttagcATAATGAACTGCTGACTTGGAGTTTGTTGGAgggaataaacgaccccacggctgtgtggtcagaaggagaagtggtctcgtctcctttcgtacatcctccacattggtgaccccgacgtgagccatggagaacCAAGCCGGACTTCTGGGAACtggctgcggcagcatggttcgctcacatcgaaacccagttcgctattaggaacaccaccgtggatgagaccaagtactactacgtcacggcggcactcggaacatctatggcgtcacggatattgggcctgctgcaagccccgcccCCCATGGATAAGCACGGCAcgattaagagacacttgctgcagcTAGCAGAGCTGGAGCAggcggactggttgttttcactgcaaggcttgggagacggcaagccatcggagctactggacaagatgctgagtacgctgggttcgtgcgaccccgccttccttttcggcctccgtcagctcccctcgcacgtccgtgctaccttggccagctccaagttgtccaccaccagcaaagccaagcaatgccgtgcaccatgcactttcagcagggcgggaaaagccagggcc from Lampris incognitus isolate fLamInc1 chromosome 8, fLamInc1.hap2, whole genome shotgun sequence encodes the following:
- the gusb gene encoding beta-glucuronidase, translating into MTDPGWRLLLGLSLLLALWETGYPLLFPRESSSREVKELNGLWSFRADSSPDRNRGFEQAWYRSRLAETGPVIDMPVPASYNDVTQDPKLRDFIGWVWYDREVVVPARWVADEGVRVVLRVGSAHYYSVVWVNGVKVMEHNGGHLPFEAEIGDVIRDSPAQPCRITIAVNNTLTIETLPPGSIQHMDDPTKYPKGYFVQNTNFDFFNYAGIHRPVLLYTTPKAYVDDITVVTDYADNIGLVSYRVSVLGSPTATLKVTLLDKDERCVASSTGSSGVLKVTDVNLWWPYLMHADPGYLYSMAVHMTTATDKKVAYEDVYNLPVGIRTVKVTSTQFLINNKPFYFHGVNKHEDADIRGKGFDWPLIVKDFNLLKWLGANSFRTSHYPYAEEILQMSDRHGIVVIDECPGVGIKDIRSFGNASLTHHLDVMSELVGRDKNHPSVVMWSVANEPAAEMPPAGLYFKTLIAYTKALDPTRPVTYITDSNYARDKGAPYVDVICVNSYFSWYHDPGHLEVIPIQLNTQFENWYGKYQKPIIQSEYGADVIPGLHNDPPMMFTEEYQKIVLQSYHDVFDQKRKEYVIGELIWNFADFMTAQGLTRVVGNKKGIFSRQRQPKAGAFILKERYWKLANETGRLPPWTKYPCVL